A part of Roseitalea porphyridii genomic DNA contains:
- a CDS encoding HIT domain-containing protein, which produces MTDFELDPTLERDSFPVAEIGLTEVRLMNDSRFPWLILVPRRTGVTEVHELTPLDQTMLTFETAQIAEALKDFTGADKINVAALGNQVPQLHVHVIARFKTDPAWPGPVWCAGDAEPYKNGSAKAFIERFSSTF; this is translated from the coding sequence ATGACAGACTTCGAGCTCGACCCGACCCTTGAACGCGACAGCTTCCCGGTGGCCGAAATCGGCCTGACCGAAGTGCGGCTGATGAACGATTCGCGCTTTCCGTGGCTGATCCTGGTGCCGCGCCGGACGGGTGTGACCGAAGTGCACGAGCTTACCCCGCTCGATCAGACCATGCTGACCTTCGAGACCGCGCAGATCGCCGAAGCGCTCAAGGATTTCACCGGCGCCGACAAGATCAACGTCGCCGCGCTCGGCAACCAGGTTCCGCAGTTGCACGTCCATGTCATCGCCCGCTTCAAGACCGATCCGGCGTGGCCGGGGCCGGTCTGGTGCGCGGGCGACGCCGAGCCCTACAAGAATGGCAGCGCGAAGGCTTTCATCGAGCGGTTCTCAAGCACCTTCTGA